A region of Labeo rohita strain BAU-BD-2019 unplaced genomic scaffold, IGBB_LRoh.1.0 scaffold_61, whole genome shotgun sequence DNA encodes the following proteins:
- the LOC127161286 gene encoding uncharacterized protein LOC127161286, which yields MKLASINVPPRRRDAILGGRTIYIFQDGRDLEDYVEEFISICHLANCDDVCLMEGFWCGLDDDLRFVMPQGEPCWTLTQYINILLSAWGSELCLDEAEEDYDPIQSHHTDVSQHDPEPSQSPPRPAEYQPEPTDDGELQPAATSVPLLKGATEQLITMEPELHEPSDQVREPATMTMTVEGAVEKESAVDSTTHCTTAEGERNGVLGHCSKNDLPEYNSEDVNTGSVVISELSTGSNFPPTLPQFPQLNNHKVSAMPPMLPVSPSAHPQLTICAMGSPQACQSPSASWLEDPSSPPSASESWTPPRSSEPAAPPLLGV from the exons ATGAAACTCGCTTCCATCAACGTCCCCCCAAGGAGGAGAGATGCCATTCTGGGAGGAAGGACCATCTATATCTTCCAGGATGGCAGGGATCTTGAGGACTATGTGGAGGAGTTTATTAGCATTTGCCATCTTGCTAACTGCGATGACGTCTGCCTTATGGAGGGATTTTGGTGTGGACTGGATGATGACCTCCGCTTCGTCATGCCCCAAGGTGAACCATGCTGGACCCTAACGCAATATATTAACATCTTACTGAGTGCTTGGGGTTCAGAACTCTGTCTGGACGAAGCGGAGGAGGATTACGACCCTATCCAGTCACATCACACAGACGTCTCGCAGCACGACCCGGAACCCAGCCAATCACCACCCCGACCCGCGGAGTACCAGCCAGAGCCCACCGATGACGGAGAGCTACAGCCTGCCGCGACCAGCGTGCCATTGCTAAAAGGAGCGACAGAGCAGCTGATCACCATGGAGCCAGAGTTGCACGAGCCGTCAGATCAGGTGCGTGAGCCGGCCACAATGACCATGACGGTGGAGGGAGCAGTGGAAAAGGAGAGTGCTGTGGACAGCACtacccactgcaccaccgctgagggtgagcgGAATGGGGTTTTGGGACATTGCTCGAAGAACGACTTACCTGAATATAATTCTGAGGATGTGAATACTGGATCTGTTGTAATCTCCGAACTATCCACCGGCTCtaatttcccacccaccctccctcagtTTCCTCAGTTAAATAACCATAAGGTTTCAGCCATGCCACCAATGCTACCTGTCAgtccctctgctcaccctcagctcaCCATCTGTGCGATGGGTTCGCCGCAGGCCTGCCAGTCACCATcggcgtcatggctggaggatccgtCATCTCCGCCttcagcctctgagtcctggactccacctcggTCCTCCGAacctgcggctccacccc TCCTGGGCGTCTAA
- the nab2 gene encoding NGFI-A-binding protein 2 isoform X3: MALVGMATKPLHVRRLQKALRDWAANPTLFNQPLATNVAPCGIPLLRIDSASAAGSGVMGPRKSLSNGQPGSPCEREEVGSCLTPLRDNSPKSPCSQASPVPPDHLYREKLSPMDPHWLSPEVYGANDLDEEQPITPLPFACHSRLLGPPTPTSSSSSSTITSPWPGGQLDPETIKAVEESVDRLLRTMPQADQTEVKTLLRLNKKMAKTVGHIFNLEPQDKSKEEEIRKYSLIYGRFDSKRREGKQLTHHEMLINEAAAQFCIRDNALLLRRVELFSLARQVARECAYTSTFKHNRTYSDDCTASVDFTAQKRIKLDVTDSDRLSKDPVANSDNRSTADDNSLSGESLDSLTQDISPQLHPSSSPHPLTDTTGLINWSRQLMQQTLMDEGLRLARMVSRDNASKVSLGSEKREISEMEEKERRGSSNRSSSPSNAKDDP; encoded by the exons ATGGCACTAGTTGGCATGGCCACAAAACCCCTGCATGTGCGGCGTTTGCAGAAGGCTCTGCGCGACTGGGCAGCAAACCCAACGCTGTTTAACCAACCCCTGGCCACCAATGTGGCCCCTTGTGGAATCCCTCTTCTTAGGATCGACAGCGCCAGCGCTGCTGGCTCAGGGGTTATGGGTCCCAGAAAATCTTTAAGCAATGGTCAACCAGGCTCTCCATGTGAAAGAGAAGAAGTAGGATCTTGCCTTACACCACTCAGAGATAACAGTCCAAAGAGCCCCTGCTCACAGGCCTCTCCTGTACCACCAGACCATCTGTACAGAGAAAAATTGTCCCCCATGGATCCGCACTGGCTTAGTCCTGAAGTGTATGGAGCCAATGATTTAGATGAAGAACAACCTATTACCCCTCTGCCTTTCGCTTGCCACTCACGTCTTCTGGGACCTCCTACGCCAACTTCTTCTTCATCGTCCTCCACTATAACCTCTCCATGGCCTGGAGGTCAGCTGGACCCAGAAACCATCAAAGCTGTGGAGGAAAGTGTGGATAGGCTTCTAAGAACCATGCCGCAAGCAGATCAAACCGAGGTGAAAACGCTTTTGAGACTTAATAAGAAAATGGCCAAGACAGTTGGACACATTTTTAACCTGGAACCTCAAGACAAGAGCAAAGAGGAAGAGATTCGCAAATACAGTCTGATCTATGGCCGATTTGACTCCAAGAGGAGGGAAGGGAAACAGCTCACCCATCATGAG ATGCTCATCAATGAGGCTGCGGCTCAATTCTGCATCCGTGATAATGCTCTGTTGTTACGCAGAGTTGAACTGTTCTCTTTAGCACGACAAGTGGCAAGAGAATGTGCCTACACATCAACATTTAAACATAACAG GACATACTCAGATGATTGTACTGCCTCTGTTGACTTTACTGCTCAGAAGAGAATCAAGCTTGAT GTCACAGATTCTGACAGACTGTCTAAGGACCCAGTAGCCAACAGTGACAACAGATCTACAGCAGATGACAACAGTCTTTCTGGAGAAAGTCTAGACAGTTTAACACAag ATATCAGCCCTCAGTTGCACCCCTCCTCATCCCCTCACCCCCTCACCGACACCACTGGCCTCATCAACTGGAGTCGCCAGCTCATGCAACAAACTCTCATGGATGAGGGCCTCAGATTGGCTAGAATGGTGTCACGTGACAACGCAAGCAAAGTCAGCCTAGGGTCAGAAAAGAGAGAGATTTCAG AGatggaagagaaagagaggagagGATCGAGTAACAGAAGCAGCAGTCCATCAAACGCCAAAGACGATCCATAA
- the nab2 gene encoding NGFI-A-binding protein 2 isoform X2 yields MSLPRTLGELQLYRVLQRANLLMYYDTFIQQGGDDVQQLCEAGEEEFLEIMALVGMATKPLHVRRLQKALRDWAANPTLFNQPLATNVAPCGIPLLRIDSASAAGSGVMGPRKSLSNGQPGSPCEREEVGSCLTPLRDNSPKSPCSQASPVPPDHLYREKLSPMDPHWLSPEVYGANDLDEEQPITPLPFACHSRLLGPPTPTSSSSSSTITSPWPGGQLDPETIKAVEESVDRLLRTMPQADQTEVKTLLRLNKKMAKTVGHIFNLEPQDKSKEEEIRKYSLIYGRFDSKRREGKQLTHHEMLINEAAAQFCIRDNALLLRRVELFSLARQVARECAYTSTFKHNRTYSDDCTASVDFTAQKRIKLDVTDSDRLSKDPVANSDNRSTADDNSLSGESLDSLTQDISPQLHPSSSPHPLTDTTGLINWSRQLMQQTLMDEGLRLARMVSRDNASKVSLGSEKREISEMEEKERRGSSNRSSSPSNAKDDP; encoded by the exons ATGTCATTACCACGGACGCTGGGTGAGCTACAGCTCTACCGAGTTTTACAAAGGGCTAACCTGCTGATGTACTATGACACCTTCATTCAGCAGGGAGGTGATGATGTCCAACAGCTGTGCGAGGCTGGCGAAGAAGAATTTCTCGAGATCATGGCACTAGTTGGCATGGCCACAAAACCCCTGCATGTGCGGCGTTTGCAGAAGGCTCTGCGCGACTGGGCAGCAAACCCAACGCTGTTTAACCAACCCCTGGCCACCAATGTGGCCCCTTGTGGAATCCCTCTTCTTAGGATCGACAGCGCCAGCGCTGCTGGCTCAGGGGTTATGGGTCCCAGAAAATCTTTAAGCAATGGTCAACCAGGCTCTCCATGTGAAAGAGAAGAAGTAGGATCTTGCCTTACACCACTCAGAGATAACAGTCCAAAGAGCCCCTGCTCACAGGCCTCTCCTGTACCACCAGACCATCTGTACAGAGAAAAATTGTCCCCCATGGATCCGCACTGGCTTAGTCCTGAAGTGTATGGAGCCAATGATTTAGATGAAGAACAACCTATTACCCCTCTGCCTTTCGCTTGCCACTCACGTCTTCTGGGACCTCCTACGCCAACTTCTTCTTCATCGTCCTCCACTATAACCTCTCCATGGCCTGGAGGTCAGCTGGACCCAGAAACCATCAAAGCTGTGGAGGAAAGTGTGGATAGGCTTCTAAGAACCATGCCGCAAGCAGATCAAACCGAGGTGAAAACGCTTTTGAGACTTAATAAGAAAATGGCCAAGACAGTTGGACACATTTTTAACCTGGAACCTCAAGACAAGAGCAAAGAGGAAGAGATTCGCAAATACAGTCTGATCTATGGCCGATTTGACTCCAAGAGGAGGGAAGGGAAACAGCTCACCCATCATGAG ATGCTCATCAATGAGGCTGCGGCTCAATTCTGCATCCGTGATAATGCTCTGTTGTTACGCAGAGTTGAACTGTTCTCTTTAGCACGACAAGTGGCAAGAGAATGTGCCTACACATCAACATTTAAACATAACAG GACATACTCAGATGATTGTACTGCCTCTGTTGACTTTACTGCTCAGAAGAGAATCAAGCTTGAT GTCACAGATTCTGACAGACTGTCTAAGGACCCAGTAGCCAACAGTGACAACAGATCTACAGCAGATGACAACAGTCTTTCTGGAGAAAGTCTAGACAGTTTAACACAag ATATCAGCCCTCAGTTGCACCCCTCCTCATCCCCTCACCCCCTCACCGACACCACTGGCCTCATCAACTGGAGTCGCCAGCTCATGCAACAAACTCTCATGGATGAGGGCCTCAGATTGGCTAGAATGGTGTCACGTGACAACGCAAGCAAAGTCAGCCTAGGGTCAGAAAAGAGAGAGATTTCAG AGatggaagagaaagagaggagagGATCGAGTAACAGAAGCAGCAGTCCATCAAACGCCAAAGACGATCCATAA
- the nab2 gene encoding NGFI-A-binding protein 2 isoform X1: MLSRTIQTIQMKSLFKPSIRMSLPRTLGELQLYRVLQRANLLMYYDTFIQQGGDDVQQLCEAGEEEFLEIMALVGMATKPLHVRRLQKALRDWAANPTLFNQPLATNVAPCGIPLLRIDSASAAGSGVMGPRKSLSNGQPGSPCEREEVGSCLTPLRDNSPKSPCSQASPVPPDHLYREKLSPMDPHWLSPEVYGANDLDEEQPITPLPFACHSRLLGPPTPTSSSSSSTITSPWPGGQLDPETIKAVEESVDRLLRTMPQADQTEVKTLLRLNKKMAKTVGHIFNLEPQDKSKEEEIRKYSLIYGRFDSKRREGKQLTHHEMLINEAAAQFCIRDNALLLRRVELFSLARQVARECAYTSTFKHNRTYSDDCTASVDFTAQKRIKLDVTDSDRLSKDPVANSDNRSTADDNSLSGESLDSLTQDISPQLHPSSSPHPLTDTTGLINWSRQLMQQTLMDEGLRLARMVSRDNASKVSLGSEKREISEMEEKERRGSSNRSSSPSNAKDDP, from the exons ATGTTGTCCAGAACAATTCAGACAATTcaaatgaagtcattatttaaa CCGAGTATCAGGATGTCATTACCACGGACGCTGGGTGAGCTACAGCTCTACCGAGTTTTACAAAGGGCTAACCTGCTGATGTACTATGACACCTTCATTCAGCAGGGAGGTGATGATGTCCAACAGCTGTGCGAGGCTGGCGAAGAAGAATTTCTCGAGATCATGGCACTAGTTGGCATGGCCACAAAACCCCTGCATGTGCGGCGTTTGCAGAAGGCTCTGCGCGACTGGGCAGCAAACCCAACGCTGTTTAACCAACCCCTGGCCACCAATGTGGCCCCTTGTGGAATCCCTCTTCTTAGGATCGACAGCGCCAGCGCTGCTGGCTCAGGGGTTATGGGTCCCAGAAAATCTTTAAGCAATGGTCAACCAGGCTCTCCATGTGAAAGAGAAGAAGTAGGATCTTGCCTTACACCACTCAGAGATAACAGTCCAAAGAGCCCCTGCTCACAGGCCTCTCCTGTACCACCAGACCATCTGTACAGAGAAAAATTGTCCCCCATGGATCCGCACTGGCTTAGTCCTGAAGTGTATGGAGCCAATGATTTAGATGAAGAACAACCTATTACCCCTCTGCCTTTCGCTTGCCACTCACGTCTTCTGGGACCTCCTACGCCAACTTCTTCTTCATCGTCCTCCACTATAACCTCTCCATGGCCTGGAGGTCAGCTGGACCCAGAAACCATCAAAGCTGTGGAGGAAAGTGTGGATAGGCTTCTAAGAACCATGCCGCAAGCAGATCAAACCGAGGTGAAAACGCTTTTGAGACTTAATAAGAAAATGGCCAAGACAGTTGGACACATTTTTAACCTGGAACCTCAAGACAAGAGCAAAGAGGAAGAGATTCGCAAATACAGTCTGATCTATGGCCGATTTGACTCCAAGAGGAGGGAAGGGAAACAGCTCACCCATCATGAG ATGCTCATCAATGAGGCTGCGGCTCAATTCTGCATCCGTGATAATGCTCTGTTGTTACGCAGAGTTGAACTGTTCTCTTTAGCACGACAAGTGGCAAGAGAATGTGCCTACACATCAACATTTAAACATAACAG GACATACTCAGATGATTGTACTGCCTCTGTTGACTTTACTGCTCAGAAGAGAATCAAGCTTGAT GTCACAGATTCTGACAGACTGTCTAAGGACCCAGTAGCCAACAGTGACAACAGATCTACAGCAGATGACAACAGTCTTTCTGGAGAAAGTCTAGACAGTTTAACACAag ATATCAGCCCTCAGTTGCACCCCTCCTCATCCCCTCACCCCCTCACCGACACCACTGGCCTCATCAACTGGAGTCGCCAGCTCATGCAACAAACTCTCATGGATGAGGGCCTCAGATTGGCTAGAATGGTGTCACGTGACAACGCAAGCAAAGTCAGCCTAGGGTCAGAAAAGAGAGAGATTTCAG AGatggaagagaaagagaggagagGATCGAGTAACAGAAGCAGCAGTCCATCAAACGCCAAAGACGATCCATAA